The Cannabis sativa cultivar Pink pepper isolate KNU-18-1 chromosome 8, ASM2916894v1, whole genome shotgun sequence genomic interval atgtgtatataatatatcacacattatattattataataatttataagcGTAGGACACAAGTCATGTAAGAGAATAAGGCAATATATAGGTATCATATTTgatgaatttaaaaaaaagaagtcAATATTattagtacatatatatataaatatatatgcccTTCAATGCAATATGGAAAAGATGATCATCAACACTTTCAGCCTCCTTTTTTTCTGGAGAGCCTAATTCATCATCATAACCATCTGAATTGCATCAAATTCAGCTTCACCGTTATTTAAGATAAAGTTTTAACCCGAAAAAGATGCACCAAATTGCCAgagcactactacaaaaatagtTTTTCTTGACGTTTTTAAACAGACGTTTAAAGTATTTCTGTCGGTTTctataaccgtcgcctatacgacCGTCGCAAAATGGGTAAAATAGGCGACGGTTAAAAATCGTCGCTAATGTGGACTTCCTAACGGTTTAAAACTGTTGCTTATAACAGgatataggcgacggttttaaaccgtgccctgttattgtatttttctattacaataacaactaactttaaaacacattaaatttatacaataacaaaataaatgtatatataataaataaataaatgtatttctACCGAGCTCggatagagagaaagagagagagggagacggacgggaggtggtggtggtccaaCGTATGAGACGGAGATGAGAGAGACACCGACGAGAGGTGGTGGTGGGTCCGACATAAGCGAGAGAGAGGAGAGGGAGACCGACGAGAGGAGGGGTGGGTggagatcgagagagggaggaagacgGCGAGAGAGGACGGCGATGGTGGGAGGCATGGATGGGGTTTTCGAGAGTTAAGATTTTCGTTTTAGGATgtgaaaaatagagaaaaaatagGTGGGCATGTGGTATATAGAAAAAAAGTAAGTGGGAACGTGGGAAATGTGGCGAGAAGTAGGTGACAATTTTTTAATAGACCCTTATACCCGacagtttaaaaccgtcgggtATAGTATAGGTGACGGTTTATATCAATAGCTTTTGCTAATTCTAACTGTATTGTACTCTGTATATATATCGAGTTGTTGTTCCTTTCCTAACGTAATGAAATTATACTTTTCTCATTTCTCTCTTCACTCTTAACAAAGTATCAGAGTAACTTTTTTCTCTCTCTGCTTCTGCTTTCTTCTTCTCCgttcttttctctctttctctctctggaTTCCATGGCTGCTCCAGCTCAAACCTTCAATCCCATGGTCTTTCCTCACAAAGTCTATGTCAAACTGAACGACAATAACTTTCTCCTCTGGCACCCTCAAGTTATTTTTGCAATTTGAGGACATCGACTTCAAGATTACATCTCAGATTCGTTTCATCCATCACGTAAATTTCTCACTCAAGAAGATGAAGATTTTGGTCAAATCAATCCTCGATTCACTGAGTGGGAAGTTCAGGATTAGCTTCTCTATTGCTGGTTTCTTTCTTCCATGTCAGATATGATTCTCACCAGGATTGTTGGCACTGAAACTTCTGCTAAAATCTAGAAAATGCTAGAGGTATATTTTGTTACTCAAACTTTTGTTAAAATTGATCTTTACACCACTCAATTGCTAAATTTCAAGAAAGGTTCTCTATCCATAAATTTATACTTACTTCGTATAAAAACTCTTGTGGATCGTCTACTTGGCCACAAAGTTTCAGTAAAAGAACACATTGCAGTCATTTTTAAAGGCTTACCATCGATGTATGAtacattttttatatatgtCAATTCAAGATATGATGACTACTCTGTTGTTGAAATTgaaacacttttattttctcaagAGCATCGAATGGAGAATCATAACAAGGATCTTGATTCTGTTAATCTTGCTACTAAATGTGGTTTTTGATTCAAATCACAAAATACTTCCAACACATCTAATAATGCTGAATCAAGATTGTTGTCTTCGCCTAATCCCACCTTCAATGGTCAGGCACGAGTTGTCTCAAATCCTTATGCCATTTCAGAAAGATATGTTCAACCAGGTTCCTCTTCAATCTATTCATCTTCTGCTCTAGGTCGTGGTTCCTCTTCTACTCCCCCTACTGTCCCTCTAGGAACACGACTTGTGTGTCAGCTGTGTTCTCGAGTTGGTCATCTTACTTCCCTATGTTATCAACGGCTCAATATGAATTTTTTTGATGTAGGTGCTGCTAATGTGAACACTCAGTTATTGCTTCTAGTGTTACTGATGAAGCATGGTATCCTAATTTCGGTGCCACTACGCACTGTACTCTTAATGTTGCAAACTTCACTCAAAACCAACCATATCTTGACTCAAAACAAGTGTGTATGGGTGATGGTGTTGGCTTTCCAATTTAAAATAATGGTAATTCTCTTTTTCACACAACTCATAGCTATAACTCTATCTCTTGCTCACTCTCTATATATAGTTATAGCTatatctctctttttctttcgcTCTCACTCTCTtcatctatttttctctctcattttttcACGCTCTCGTTTGCACTAAATTTGGTTTCACTCTCTCCTTCTCAATTTTTTCTTCAGGTAGTAGGGGACAACTCTtcatctatttttctctctcattttttcACGCTCTCGTTTGCACTAAATTTGGTTTCATTctctctttctcaattttttcttCAGGTAGTAGGGGACAGTGGCGATGGACAAAAGAGGGCAGTGATAGCGGTGATTCTCATATCcatttgtattttattatatttattatattttttgggtttgtatagtattaatatttttatgatttgaATCTCATATTTGAGATTATTGGACATTGTATTACAAATCAAAAAGTGGTGGTATCTTgggtatattttttttggttgtgtttGTGCAAAAATCGACGCAACTAAATATTTATGTCGATATGCTTTGGTATTAGTGTCAGTTTTAAATCAACGGTACCCATCAAATATGTCGTTCACTAATCGACGCAACAACTCCACTTTTTGTGTTTATTGCTTATACATCAGTTTTGAAACCTGAAGCTGATTCCAAAAATATCGATCCAAAACTGACGGGAATAAAAGTTTTTGTAATAGCGCCCCCACGCACTAGAACCAAATAAGACTCAAACATCAACAAAGCCACGCATACCATAAATGGAATCATCCTCttgtctagaaaaaaaaaaaaagtcgtgTGTTGGCCCTAGCCGAGAGAACAAGATGaaaaccttaaaaaaaaatagtaataagtACTTTTGAATATTATAGTagtatttattatttgatattcaaatacatttattttaatgtcttttttttttttatttttacacttttaaatcgtgttttttttttttgtatttttacggaattttataTAGAAATTTCTATTGCAACTAATGGAGCAACCTAAATAATTACAACTAAAATCCGTTtagcaacccacatagaaatCACAGGAGAAATTACTTTAGAATCTCAgactgtaaatttttttaaaaaaatagtatatgagataatttctctttattttaataaaatgtaaatcatataataaataaataaataaataaggtgTAAATCCTATCCCTCGTAAGGAATAAAGATGCTATGAAAAATCACGATGCATTGCAACAGCTCTCTTAATTAATTGGATGGATTCAAtaattatgatatataataattttgagaCATAATGAATATTATGTATGAGTGTAATAACAATGAGACACTCACTTGTGCAATATTTGACATAATCGAATATATTTGCATATGCTGCCTCCCACCatacatataaattataaaatcaactATTTCCCCTTattatgatatcacctacttatatatgaattaatatatggtgtatatatatgtatatatatactaacaaaaaaaactacgtgcgagagacacgtatactaaattttatgctaggttttttctatattatttgaaagtgagattattattgaatactgaatgcaatatattagtgtttaagaaagcttaatgatttaaatatgtcttaagttaatccaaaataaactaaaaattgatattccaatacttaaagaaacattatttAAATGGGgataagataaaaagaaaattaaaaatcaatctctaaattgtcactacaagaaaaataGGCTTTAATGAGGACAAATTTCGTTAGTGAAGAGTGTCATTTTCATCAGTGATGACCATTAATGACGACTTGTCGTCAGTAAAAAGTCGTTAGTAATACTTCGTCGCTAAAAATAAGTATCAATGACGACATTTAAAGTCGTcagtaaaaataaatatcaataacgacaatgtcgttattgataatatacacatttttttaaaaaaatatatataattgattattttatataaaattaaattgtattaaataacaaattttttaaaattgatttttttataattttattaatatgataataatttaagcttaagaataaagtttttttttacaagTTCTTTCCTTTTCAGACCAAATTCAAAAATACCAAACAACAATAATCCTAAGCAATcccaaactaaaataaaaaagaaaccaaatcTCTAAAATGCAATAAAGAttacaaaaaaacaaaacccaaaccagaaaatgcaatAAAGAAATATCAAATCTCCGATCCGCAAGCTCCGACTGCCTCTCTAAGTGTTCACTGTGAACTTCGACGAAGCAAGCCCAGTCCGAACCTCCAATCACCGTCGTCGATGGCAGATCTACATATGAGAGATCTCgtggaagagaggaaaagaTTGATTTGGTGAAACGGTTGGGCCCAGTCGAACGACGTCATTAGCTCGTCTGAAAAGAGCACTGCTGACCGACCATTGTGCCGCCTAGCGTTGCTTGCCGACTGACCTTCACTTGCACCACCAATGCATAAACgaggtgagagagagagagagaaatacaaAGGAGTAGAaaaaatgagaaagaagaacaaaactgaaaaaaaaaataagaaagaagaacaaaattaaataaattgacAGACACAATTGACAGAAGGATTTCAAGTTTATAGAGGAAAATCTTGTGACAGACACAATTGACCTGGTCACAGCAAGGATTTACATGTTCAAGTATTATACTTGTAACAATAAACAAGGAAAGTgcataaattttatttcaaaaaaaaatatgaagatCAGGCAGATTAACTCACAGCAGCTTTCGCAAGTGCTTTTGACAGAATTTCCACAGCAGATAGACCAGATGTGTTTAATAGATCCTCAGCAGCAGCCTTAAAAGCAGGGATTACACTGCATgtacatataaaataattagtatctGGACCAATAATAGGAAGGTCCAtgctttattcacatagtctaGGCTTACCTATCCGagatttgatttattatttcTGCAGCTTCAACACCTGCAGCTTTGGCAACATCTGCTGGCTGAGGAGCTGATATATGTTCAAACTTAACACCAAATTCTCTctcaattttagaaaaattagacCTCCTAGGATCATAAAGCATTACAGCTGCACCAGAATTTCCTGAGAATAGCACAATTCTACATGTAATAAGACTACAgccaatgaaataaataaataaaattgatgcAAAGTTTAAATGACGTGGAGGCTCGCACTGATGAATGAAAATCAAAAGTAAGAAACTAAAACATGTACAGGCTTTCATGACTATACAAAGACAGTAGAGCATTCAAACCTGGATAATTAATTGAACATCGTTAATATCCGATCCCCTAGCAGCAACCAATGTCATGAACTTGCTCGACCTGAAACCAGAAagcaaaaatatttaatatcagcGCGAGCCTAAGTTAGGTGACGGCAGGGGTGATTCAggtaactttttctttttaaatgggGGTGTGATTCTAGAATATTTAATATCAATTCAAACATTAATAGATTAGgtgactttttctttttaaatgggGTGTGATTCTAGAATATTTAAtgtcagttcaaatattaatagaatttgttttactattattttattatatataaataatattttattattttattaaataaaaattaaaagtcacccttgaatttttcaaaaaccaagaatttcagttatataggcacactttatatagaatagatacataacattaaaattaactagatatattatgtgtatattcTGTTGTGTGTCACTTATATACCATCATATTATGCTTTGaatattcaaaaatatatattgctaattaattttgatcATGATcgatcaattttaatttttttcaatatatagAAATGGTGATTACTTAGGCATCGCGGGCGAGTATTATTAATCATTAAACttcatatataatatgtatatttatatatatggttactgaatttttgaattaattttaggtGTAaagtttagttttattatttccaacagttacttcattaattaaatattgaaattCATGAATATATtatagagatttttttttagcaATTCTTTTATATGTTTTACAGAAATGAGAAATCCACCTAACAACTATCACATAACAATTAATGAATTAACTTCAATTGTAACTAAAATTCACGTATTAACTCACATAAAAATCAACGAATCAACTACTTGAGTAACTCAAACGTACcgtaaatttgaagaaaaataatGATTAAAAAACGATGTATAGGTAATTCtccataattatatatatactaggtgaatatacgtgccgagccacgtattgatagttttatttaagattttagtctttttaagattttgaatatattttatttttaaagattttaaattttttgtttgaaaaaattaaatatttatatttgaaatattatttaataatgtattaaaaataatattagtgtaattataaaattgtaaataaatttattattggagtagtagattattctatttagtctttttttaacatagcattgcaatgtaagtttatatctgcaatcacacaaagatagaagtggtatttctgctaaaccatgacacttgaATCATCGGGGCGAATTAACACCAAccattaagaaagaaaaaaaaaaagagaacggTTTCAAGGTGGAGTATTGTGTTTAATATATGAGTTTGCACGATCAGATTTAGAACAATTATAAATAATGAGAAAGTAGATACAtaattaaatctaatcaaatttaaaattaaatagtatacgatttagatatttttaattaatctatttaatatttaataattatttagtcaaaaaaaaatatctacaaacatcatagtgaaaaaaataataacaataaaaaaaatagttatccttatataatagaaaaatagaaaaattaaattttatcatcaattaaaattaataattatacgtgtataattaataggttaaaaaaaagagtattgacctatattatagatagatatatagattatgGAGTGCAAACACTTGTACTACATTTGATGACTCTCTATTGCTAAAAATTTCTTCACAttagaatagaaaagaaattaataaagcaattaaaaagaataacatCACATTATGCggaatcaaaaaaaataaagattttttaaaaaaataaataaaaaaaattattaatattctccaagataggtttgttagagagatatatggttaagatgatttttttaatttaaaaagagattattaatatttaaaaaattatttaattttttggtttaattattgggtttatttgttaacgggagatcaaacgttaaatttaacagaatattctttttatttttaagtatattttgttaaaccaagaaatgccgttaaatagacacttttaatatataaagatatatttaattttgattaatgaattataatcccattttttcaaagaaaacaaATTCTTACCAAAGTATGTCTCtcggataaaaaaaaaattatcttaaaaaaaaaaaagcaaacacAATTAActatacaataaatataattaattaataaagacccttttctaacttattttttatgtataaaataattaataaaattcccCACGGTGAATTTAGATGCTAATTATATACAATTCATTACTATACATCCAATATTACACTTATTATTAGATTCAAATTTCAACCATTTGAATATCGTTTTGAGAAAACAAGTAATAAAGCTGAAGATAGAAAGGGTACACAACACTTTGAGGTGTTATTTGTTATTGatctatattaaaattatatcatctcatttattttaatttatataataatttatattttaggataaatattattttgaaccctgtattttgcaaaagttacagattgaactttatattttgttaaatgacaaaataaacccTATATTatccaaaatagtaaaattaagacccggcttaattttttacaattttttttaatataactaacttaaagacaattcctaacacaagcatatacagaaaatgtaaacaattttgtcATAATACATTTAGAtcgaatttttattaaattttattttgacaaaaaattagttcagagttctatttgtactattttaaaaaatacaaagttcatttcgtcatttaacaaaacagaaagtctaattaataacttttacgaAACACAGaatccaaaatgatatttaatcattaatttatctatatatatcataaaaaatCATTAACACTATTCTTATTTAACATATTGGGCATCTTTGCTAACCGCTTCCCTGTCTAATAGCATgctcaaattaatattaatgaGTAACACTTCaagtttaaataataaaaaaataatatgtatattatttaaaataatgataTATATACCCAAAATTAtgtatcaaaatatatattatctaCAGTGGGATATGGTAATAGTGTTTATAAGAGTAGTCTCATTTAAAGtaaatattgttattaattaaaaaaaaatgttattgcatgttattgttatttttgtgcTTGGTACGTAGTTAGTTTTAGCTAGCCAGCAATCTATATATCACTTCCAAATTCCAATCAGTGAGAACTTTAATTTGCTAAAAGTAATATGAGATGCATCTATAAATACTCACTAATATTAAAGCCAAACCTTATATactataatagtaataataattaattgtttagcCTACCATTGCCAATAATTATAAAACTTAAAATCACAACCTAGATATATTGATTCAAAATTGGCCaacaataactaaaatatattataaatacataattaccaccatataataataattaaatttaataattctgACCTTGAGAGAGCAAAGTAACTCAAATGAATCCTAGGACACTTCAAAAtgcaaataacaataaataaataaataaactataaatgcCCTAATTCCCAATGACAGCGTGGCTTTGGCTGGCTTAATTGGCTTCTAAGCCGAGCCAAATTAaacaaaaactttattattaattagctAAGTGGGGTCAACTAGATTCCAAAAAAAGTCAAACCACGTTATAAATATTAGTATATAAATATCCAAaaagacaaaaacaaaaagaagctCTATTCTATGGGCTGTTGTGTGGGTGGCTGGCTTTGGATtagaaaaatgttaaaaatatcacaagtgtttaatatttcTTATACGTTAATAtcgttattaattaaattaattattatgtgttatataatttaatataataattttaaaaaagtatCGCTAAATAATTATAAGGCGACATGTCTAGAGGTACTAAGTACTACTTGTACCCAATAAAATGCTTTCGATTAAGCACCAAGTACCAACCCAAACAAAGCAAAGCGGCCGCCAAACAAGGAATTTACGTGAGCCATGatgagttttatttatattttgccATGCTTCTAGATGAGATCATCATCTCTttatttcataataacaaatTTTAATAAAGCCAAAGATCTTACCACTAAAACCAAAAGCAtgcaataaaataaattataaaaagtaaaaaagattGACCCATACATCCATTTCTTATATATTACATTCTATAATACATGGAAT includes:
- the LOC133030433 gene encoding DEAD-box ATP-dependent RNA helicase 7-like, with product MAKTKNAQPSKKPTRGSASASPVSPPAPPLCSKERSFWSSKFMTLVAARGSDINDVQLIIQCEPPRNSGAAVMLYDPRRSNFSKIEREFGVKFEHISAPQPADVAKAAGVEAAEIINQISDSVIPAFKAAAEDLLNTSGLSAVEILSKALAKAAVS